CCGTTCGGGATCGTGTCGAATCCCAATCGTTTAACCGCGTGCCCAACGGGCCGCGCGTCGATCAGGACGGACGCACTGGGCGGATCGGTTGTTTTTGCCACAGAGGTCACCAAGTTCACAGAGCAATTTTGCCAGCGCTGCAAACCTCTGTGGTCTCTGGTGCAGATTGGTACATCCCTTCGCATTGCCGGCTCGGGCGAAAATGCCGCCGAATCGTTTAACCGCGTGCCCAACGGGCCGCGCGTCGAGCCTCATGGACGCGCGGGGCGTTGCCACCGCGGTTAAACGAAATGATTCGACGTGTTAGCCACCGAGATTACCGAGATCACCGAGAAATGCAGACGAGACTCTGTGATCTCGGCGTCCTCTGTGGCTAATCGTTACATCCCGAGAGGCGACGCCGCTGCGCGACAACCTCCGGCTACCGTCTTGCATCCCTTCGGGAAGCCTCGAGTCGGCTGCAAATCGTTTAACCGCTTGCCCAGCGGGCCGCGCGTCCAAGCCTCATGAACGCGCGGGGCGTTGCCACCGCGGTTAAACGAAGCGATTCGACGTGTTAGCCACCGAGATTACCGAGATCACCGAGAAATGCAGACGAGACTCTGTGATCTCGGCGTCCTCTGTGGCTAATCGTTACATCCCGAGAGGCGACGCCGCTGCGCGACAACCTCCGGCTACCGTCTTGTATCCCTTCGGGAAGCCTCCGGTCGGCTGCCTCGTTTAACCGCGTGCCCAACGGGCCGCGCGTCCAAGCCTCATGAACGCGCGGGGCGTTGCCACCGCGGTTAAACGAAGCGATTCGACGTGTTTGCCACCGAGATTACCGAGAAATGCAGACGAGACTCTGTGATCTCGGCGTCCTCTGTGGCTAATCGTTACATCCCGAGAGGCGACGCCGCTGCGCGACAACCTCCGGCTACCGTCTTGAATCCCTTCGGGAAGCCTCCGGTCGGCTGCCTCGTTTAACCGCGTGCCCAACGGGCCGCGCGACCAAGCCTCATGGCCGCGCGGGGCGTTGCCGCCGCGGTTAAACGATACGATTCGACGTGTTTGCCACCGAGATTACCGAGATCACCGAGAAATGCAGACGAGACTCTGTGATCTCGGCGTCCTCTGTGGCTAATCGTTACATCCCGAGAGGCGACGCCGCTGCGCGACAACCTCCGGCTACCGTCTTGTATCCCTTCGGGAAGCCTCCGGTCGGCTGCCTCGTTTAACCGCGTGCCCAACGGGCCGCGCGACCAAGCCTCATGGCCGCGCGGGGCGTTGCCGCCGCGGTTAAACGATACGGTTGGACGCGTTTGCCACCGAGGGCGCAGAGAAATGCAGAAGTGACTCTGTGATCTCGGCGTCCTCTGTGGCTAATCGTTGCATCCCCGAGGAACACAGTTCCGGTCCGGTTTAATCGATCAACACCAACGCGTCGTGCAGTTCGTTGACGTCGTCGGTGGCCCGTGGCAGCGGGCCGGCGAGCTTTTCTCCCGCCTCGGCAATCACGCTGCAAATCGCCTCGCTCGCGTCGCCTCGATGCAGGCCCTGGGTCAGTTGTTCACAGAGTCCATCGATGAAAGACTGTCCCAACTTGTCCACGATCTCTTGGTCGCCGAGGACAACGGCCGTGTGTTCGAACAGCGAGACATAGATCAGTAGGCCGGTGGAACCACTTGTATGATGGATGCGTTTGTCGAAGAAGGTCTGGCGAGCTCGCGCCTCGACTTCCTCTTGCATCTGTTTCGGAGGAGTGAACAGGCGTCGGAGCCATCCGATCCGGCTTCCCATCCAGGCACCCGCTATAAATGCGATCGCGATGGCGGCAACCATTGTCAACAGCCCGACGTAGATCGGAACGCCGCCCCAGTTTCCCAATTCGTCGGGTTGGCG
Above is a genomic segment from Rosistilla ulvae containing:
- a CDS encoding TPM domain-containing protein, coding for MKSASELINEEQRKRVEAAVVAAEAKTSCEIVPVVATSSGRYDRPEDMIGLWLATIAAITVWWTLPRQPDELGNWGGVPIYVGLLTMVAAIAIAFIAGAWMGSRIGWLRRLFTPPKQMQEEVEARARQTFFDKRIHHTSGSTGLLIYVSLFEHTAVVLGDQEIVDKLGQSFIDGLCEQLTQGLHRGDASEAICSVIAEAGEKLAGPLPRATDDVNELHDALVLID